The genome window AAGTTTCGGGGTAAATGCGGGATTTTGATCACTTACGATAGGATCAGCATCCCGCTGGTGTACACCCAGGTGGTGACTTTGGCCGTCtacactttttttctttcggcTCTTATGGGACATCAGTGCGTGGAGGGACACGGCTACATTTTCGACTCGTACTTTCCGATTTTTACACTCTTGCAGTTTTTCTTCTACATGGGATGGTTGAAAGTGGCCGAAACGTTGATCAACCCCTTCGGAGATGACGACGACGATTTCGAATTGAACTGGATGGTCGACCGAAACCTTCAGATTTCGTACTTGATTGTGGACGAGATGCACCACGAACATCCGGAACTGATCAAGGATCAGTACTGGGACGAGGTCCTCCCGGATCAGCTGCCCTACACTCCCGAGACTGAGCAATTTCGCGAAATGCATCCTCTACCCTCGACCGCCAACATTGCGTCTCAGTACGAAGATGATCTGATCGGAATGAACGATCTGAACAGCGTCAAAGGCTCACTGTATTCTCTGGCCGGGTCGTCGAACACGCTCAGAACAAGAACAAATTCTGCAGCGAATTTGCTGAAGAAATTCATGAGGAGCATGTCCAACGATTCTGAACATGAAATGTGGCAAAAAATTCCCAAGACGAGACTCGCGGAGGTTATCGAGGAAGTCGACGAACAACTGACAATTATTTCGATGCGTGATCAACCCTCGCGACCGTCAGTAATGAATGTTTTTGGTACCCCTTCCTCGCCCATCGACATCCCGATTTCACCCAAAAGGTGAATTCGATATGTTAAAAacgtaacaaaaaatattaattatgtttgCAGTCATTTGAACACCGAGGCTAATTCCAGTTCTTTTGAAACTCTGAAACAAAAACGAGAAGAGGACAGATTACGACGAATCAAAGACAACCTAACCAGATATTTGGAGCGAAATAAGCAACTTTAGCCGTCAAAAATAAGTAATATGTAACAcctgataaaataaatgataatccATGATAAAGACCCGATAAAGTTTTTGTGTGTTCTCCTATATCCATAACCTTCACTGTGATTATTTATTGAGAGAAAATGACGGTAAGTTACACCAGTGAAGTAACAACATGTCGAGGATTTTCTTGTTTCTTAAAACTCTTGGCGAGGTAAGAAATCCACTTTTTGTGATTCTTGATTCGCAATTTGTGTACACTTATAGATGGCGTGGGAGCATTTACAAACTCGTCTGGGTCGACCTACTCCTTTTTCTAATCTTTTATTACGTCATCAACATTTCCTATAGATTCACTCCCGACGGTTCTCACTCGAAACTGTAGGTACTGAACTTACTCTAACCCACtactaaagtaaaaatttaaggtGTTTTGAGAAAGTCATAAGATATTGCGACAAATACGTAAACTTGGTTCCTCTAAGCTTCATTTTGGGCTTCTACGTTAGCCTCGTGATGACCCGATGGTGGAACCAATACTGTTCGATTCCTTTTCCAGACAACTTGGCCATAATAGTTGGAGCCAGCGTCAAGGGACAGGTTTGTAGAAATCGTTGAGATTCCAAAGTCGTACAGTGAGACTTTGAAGGATGAAAGGGCAAAAATCGTTAGGCGCACCATCGTGCGTTACATCTGTGCGACCTTCACAATCACCCTGACGATGTTGTCACCGAAAGTAAAGAAACGTTTTCCAACTCTGGAGCACTACATAGGCGCCGGTTTACTCACCAAAgatgaaatcaaaattatgAACGATTTGGACAACGAATTCCCCAGTTACTCCAAATATTGGTAGACGGACAATTTGTTATTTCGACTCGACTGAAATTACATTTCTAGGCTTCCTCTAGCTTGGGCTGCCAACATCGTGACGCGCGGCCGCCTCGAAGGCTTCGTAAGAGATGACGTTTCGGTGAAAACTATTCTCGAGGAACTCAACACCTTCAGGAGCAAGTGCGGAGCGATGTTGGATTACGATTGGATCAGCGTCCCTTTGGTGTACACTCAAGTTGTCACTCTCGTGGTTTATTGTTACTTTATCGTTTCGGCCATAGGGAAACAAAGCGTAGTTTTTGAGGACGATGACACTATCGATctttattttcctttttttctcgtaCTTGAATTCTTTTTTTACATGGGATGGCTAAAAGTGGCCGAGGTTTTGATCAATCCGTATGGGGATGACGACGACGATTTTGAAGTAGTTTGGATGATTGATCGTCATCTTCAAGTGTGTTATTTATTGGTGGATAAGATCCATCAAGAGCATCCGAAATTGATGCGAGACACTCACTGGTTTGAAACGGCACCGAATTCGCTTCCGTTCACTGTGGCATCCCAAAATTACATGCAAGAATATCCGTTTCCTTCTACTCTAAATATCAAAGTAAAGCAGTCTGATCAGGATGTCGTTATGCCAATGGAAGAATCAATCTCACAGGTAATTATCGATTTGCAAATACCGCAACGACAACAATACACTTATTCCTGTTGACGATTAGCCAGATGGAGTGAGGCGCAGGTCAGGTGTTTATTTATGGCGTAAATATGGGCAGTTAAACAAACGGAACAACCGCACAAATAAAATACCTTTAAGGAAAGTTGTTTCTATTTATACTAACGATCAGTATATTGCGGTGAGTAAAAGAAGACAGAggatggatttaaaaaaaaattgcttattTTCTCAGGGAAATGATCTCTCGAATGAATTTGATGAAAGTATTCCTGTAACTAAAGCAGAGTCTCAAGAAACTGCTTGtgatgaatttgacaacttaaAACGCGCCAGAATGGAAGAGCGCAAAAAAAGGATCCAGCAATTTGTACAGATGACAAAAAATTAGGAGCAcagtttacaaaaattcatGATATTGCAACATaatgttataaattaaaatataaacaaaacatATAGTTTTTGATTAGAATTTCCTTTTTGGTTATCAGAGAAACAAGCTGCAAACGTTGAATATGATTAGAAGTAAAGTGATAACAGATGGGATTCATAAAGTTTGAATAAACTTGGTATCCTTCCCAGTTTTCTTGATAACATCCAAAATTTCCTGTGAGGATAAAGAAGTTTTTACCTTAACTTGTTGTCCTGGCAAATCAATATTGATGTCTTGCACTCCTTTGTCTAAAATTATGCCGTCAATTTAcgccaacaaaaaaattcgaaCAAATAACGCACCTTTTAACTTATTGAGGACTCTCTCGACCGCTCCCGAGCAGCCCTCGCAAGTCATAGCAACTTTGTAAACGTGGACCTGTATCTAAAATATTTCGCCGTAAACCGATCATTGCATTAAACATTCAGCAATATAGTTACTTACGtttgacatattttttaattagaataAAATGTGAAACGACTAGCCAGCATTCAAACAACCTGATGAATGTGTTGACCAGTGTTGACAACTTTGACACGtttttgacagtgacagtagGTACCGATTGTATGAGTAGTAGGTCAAATGTTAAGCAAgcgctaaattttaaattttaattaaaataaagttcagtctaattaaaaaataaataaaggtaATATTTGCTGTTGATTATTTAAACGTTTAATTGCATATTACACATTGATAACAGTATTTGTCAtatgtcaatttttatttgtaaaagcGAACTCCAACTgggaattaattattttttgtgaagtCTGTTTATATTGTactacttatttttttttatataaaaaccAGTTCTACGTGACATGCTAAGTTAAAGTTGACGCATGAAATACCAAACCAAACCAACAATTTAAAAGTAgctcatattttattttctgatCATGCGCACTTCCTCAGCAATGAAATGCAACTCCTCTACTTGGACGTAgatgtaaataaatgtcagCTGATCGttgatatttacaaaattactaTGAGTAATACGACGCAAGATAACAttctttcaataaatttgttgtGAACAGACAAGTGACCGTAATGGAGGCGgttaaaacgaaacaaaaaccTAAGGTAGGTTTCGATATTATCAAACGATTTTTTAGTTATATCATATTTCTAGAAAAAACGTGAAAAGAACGACACTAAAACAGCCACTTCTTCACACTTCACCAGTGAAGTatctgaaacaaaaaattacgaTAAAGATGTTGACAGTTGTGAAGAAGCTGTTAAAGAAGAGCACGTGTGTCAAACAGCAATTGAGGCTGttgaaaacacaaaaaaagaagaaccACTACCAGTTGTAACAAATGTCATAAAAATTAACGAATTTGATCGATTGTTGAATCTTAGTAAAAATATAGCTAGCGAAATTAGTTGCCAACAACAAAAAGAGAGTTTTTTACATATCGAACGTAAAATTGAGACTAGTAAACCAAAGCTTTCAATGAGACCATATACTGAGACTCAGTTGGCTGCTCTGTACACTAACAGCGAGCTGGAAGTGCTTGAAAAACTCACGTCACAATATGTGGAAAATGAACTTAAGGGTTTTGTTATAAAGCAACACCCATTGTATGAGCTTTTGTCCACTTATCTGCAAGTCTTGACGAAAATTACTggtagaaaataatttttagtaaaaattaaattaattaaaaatcaaattcattaattaaaataatttttacttagggccggttgcaccaacgccagttaaagttaactgtaggttaaaatgtttcgttactttagttacctattgttataacaatgttttcgtatattttaatctatagttaaatttaactcacgttggtgcaaccggcccttaattaaattaatcaatataaattttttagtaAGTCTACAATTTTTTAGGAAACTGTTTGGAGTTGGATCAATTCAGAAAGGAGTACCATGACCAACTGGCGATGATGTGGACCACTGACACGGCTACCGTGACCGGCCGAGGCGAGTGCCTCGACGGCAGCACGGTTACCGCAACACACTCCTACCAAAAAGCGACATTCCACCGCTCCGTCGTTCAGAGCATTATCCGAATTTTGGGTCTCGTACACAAGCTCATTTACGAAAATCACAGTCTCTATGGATATATGGCTGAAGATTTGCGACTGCAGGTTGACCTTTGAATCTGTTTTTGGCAAAATATATAAGCGAACGATTTCAGATCGAGTTGTACATTCAGACCGCTATCAACAACTGCATGACCGTGGCCACACTCGACAAGAACGCTCCCGTCATCCTGTCGATGGAAGAGGAACCTCGCCACCTCACGCCGTACTTGAACGAAATCCGTCTCAGCATATCCGTACTTTTCGCCTTCCAGCGCAAGATCATCAGGGAGTCGCAGTTCGTCAAAGAGAGCAGAGAGTGGTTGAATCGATTGGTCGCCGTTTTGTTGCGCCTGGCCACTTACCAGGACCATCTGTTCATCGTCAACCATCTCTTGAGGTGTCCCGCAGGGGTCGGATCTTGGGCCGTTTCTTTCATACAAACGCCGTTGAAGGAGGCGATTCCCGAGGCTCCGTTCTCTTCCTTCGAAATCAATCACATCTTATCGATCCTGTCGATGATTCTGTCACCGGTCGCAGAACGAGAACGCTTTCTGGAAGATATGTCGCAGAACAGAGAGACGTCGGGAGATTCCATGTGGATCGTGGTGGACTCTGAAGGCGAGGAGGACGACGAAACAGGAACTTCTCTCAGGGAGAACGATCTGGTTGCTTTCTTGACGCAGCTACCTTTCGAAAACTTGTTTCGCTCGGTTCTCCTAATCGAGAAGAAAGATTTCGAGAACTGTTATGATTTTTCGAAAGTGAGCCAACACCACATTTTGAGGTTTTTAGCATTCGGCACTGTACTATTGAAAATTATCAATAAGGGACTTCACACGTACGCTCAGTCGAGGTACAATCAATTTTCGAAGCGTTTGAGCCGCCTGATACGTCACGTGGTGCAATACGCGACCGATATTTGGGAGCAGTTTCGGAAAAATCCGAACGTTGAAGATGCTGCAATGATGGAACGACTCCAAGTCGAATATGACGCGTTTTTTCTGCGCGCCATCTTCTACCTGTACACATCTCAGAGATTTGGAGCATGGCAATTTCTCGCGGTGATACCGTATCATTTAATCACCATCAAGACCACTTGGAAGatcttttatttcttgcacGATTCAGACGCGAGCACTCGGGAAATTCTGAATCCCGAGGAAGAGGACGACTACGAGAACAAACTGTGGATGAAAGAGTTTAGGATTcagtttgaagaaaaactcGCTTCTCTAGCAGACGATGAGCTTTATTATCTTCTCAACACTTTTGCAAACATGGCTCTGGCGCGGGAATCCGAAAATATGGATTTCATTAAATCAGCCACGAAAGACTTGTTACAAGTGGGATTTATCAGCCGGATAACTCAAGAAATATGTTCGAAATCTGCAAGAACTCTTTTGACTCACATCACTTCAAAACATCCTCATCTACTGTCGATGATTTTACATGACATCAGAGAAAATATGGAAGCGGTCGGTTCGTTAGTTCTTTATTTGTACGAAGAGTTGCCGCTGACTGTCTGGAACATTTCCGATGACGATCTTTCTACAGTTTCATTATTGCTGTCGAAAAACGTCGTAACGAACGAGAGCAAGTTAGCTAGAATGATTTTATCACGTCTGAACTGGAACATTTTACCGTACGACGTGCACTGTGACGTCGCTTTGTTGGTGCTGAAAGCAACTGAACAAGAACCGAATTATTTGCAGTGGGCCTGGCAGATGATACTGCGATTGAAGCTTCACATCAACGACAAAGCTTTCGGGGATATCAAGCGAGTCCTCGATCCTGACAGTTACGACATGATCATGAAAGGAGTGCAGCAGCAGCAACCCTTGGCGAGTTTCGTAGCTGTCTTGATGACCTCGTGGGGTCATCTGATACCTTTGATTTGCAGCAAAGGCCTCTCACAGTTGTTGTTTTTGCAGACCCACCAAAAACACGAAGCTGTTCTTTTCGCCCTTTACTTAATCATTCCTCTATTTATCAATTCGCAAGAGTACATCATTAACAACGAGCTCTTCCAGGAGATCATATCCAATTTAATGAATGCAGACCGCGGATACATTTCTATGGCCAAAAGTTTGATGAGCGTACAAAATACGGTTTTACAGCAATTCGGCAACATGATAGAAACccaaattgttaattttgccAGTTACGAATTGAGCAGTCCTAGGTGTCTGGTCAGACTGTGGTTTAACACTTTGGTCTCGATTCCGAACTGGAGTAGAGATGCAGGCGTCATGTATCTCCTCGACGTGATAATAAGGGCTGCGTTTTTCCATCAAGATGCACTAGAAGCCGCCACGGCAATCTTGAAAGATTTACTCCAGAGCAACGCTTCTCAAGAACAAGGCAGCACTATAGGATCCATCTTCAAATGGGTGTCTAGTTCTAGCACGGGTCCGAGTCTCATTTCGGGATCTCTATCCAAAAACACTTGGTTGGCCTATTTGGTTATAGAAATTGAATTCGAAGATCGAGAGAAGAGGACCGGTTTGTGGAGGGAACTTCTTTTGCAACTCGACAGTCAAAAAGGCAAAGTGAGCGTCGACGGGGCTATTAAAGTAAGCGAGTGactaggttttttttttttttttgataaagttGTTTGTAGAAAGCTGCGTCCACCTTGAAGGTCTCAGGATTCACTTCCGGATATCTTTCGATTTACCGATGGGCCCAACAAGCGATGGATACGCCCATCGATCATCCGCTGTTGCCGTTGTTGTGGCAGAAATTTTTCGTCCTTTATCTAGCAAGGCTACCTTTAATTAACACGTACGAGAAAGGATGTGTCGGTGATAAATTCTTCGATGgtttggttaatttttcatttttgaaacgaatcaaaagaaaattgcaAGAAACTCTCGACGATTACGAAATAAGAACCAAAAACGAGGAAGAAAGTTGTAGGAAGCACTTCTTGGAGACATGCCTTAAGTGGGTTGTTTATAATATCCAATTCacaattagaattttttttttttttttagcttGTTTAAGGCTTTCAACGCGTGGTTGGAAGAGCCTCGATTACAGAAGGGTAATCTGCATTTACCATCGCTTCCCTCCATATACCAACCAAATCTCTTGGCGTTCATCATTCAAGGCAgcaatgtttgtttttgtcaaatttgaggaatccagttaaaattaaatccgTTTCAGACTCCTTGGTATGAATACGTCGACTACGAAAGGATCAAATCGGAACAATCGGAGTGCGTACGTGTTTGGGAAGCTTCGAACTTTCGCCTCAGAAACAAATCGAACAGACCTCTTCTCGATCCAGGAAAGTCTATGGAAAGCGCCGATCCCATCGAACGGATTTTACGCAGATTGACCGTCTACGAGACACCGAAAAATCCCCCAGTCGTAAAAAATCATGCACCTTCTATTCCCACTATCGATTTCAGCAGCAAAGAGTCGCTGTTTACTTCGCTGGAACAGTGTTTCAAAACTCTGAAACAGTTCGCACAGTAAGCTTTTGAGTATTAGAGGCGCGTTCAATTGTTCTACCACTTATTTTTAAGCACTCACACGTTGAAAGTTTCCGAGCATAAAGCTCTGGATTGTTCCTACCAAGAACTAGTGCCACAATTATATCGTTCCGTTTTGAACAAAGTCAGCAAAAAAATACCGTGCAGAGGCCGAAACGAAACAGTCAATTGTTCTGGTGCCGCAGTTATCATCTTGGAAATGCAAGAAGCGCGGATTAATGAACGGATCGAGCACCAAATTCAAACTAACAGGAACGCGTACGAATCGTTGTTGGTGAAGTCGCTACGAGCACCAGCAAGCGCTCTCTGTATAGCCTCTGTGACCATCCAACAAGCCATAAAGTATATTCGTAACAGTTGAAGCATATAACAGCAGCggttgatttttaatttttaaggataCTTCAGATGCAAGTTCGATGCAATCCTGCATGCGTCGAGATCGGATCGGACTTGTTTTATCACATATTGTCGTTAATGAACGACGAGACCGGTGCCTATTTACCGACGAAGACGCTGTTCGCGTCCTGCTTAGAAAAACTGGGACAGTCGCACATTTGCGGTGTGGAAACCGAAATGCCTCGCCTTTTGGAGATGATTCTCAAAAAACCCTCCTTGGGAGAGTACTTGGCTCCGCATTTTTCACCGAACGATATTGGCACGATCAGTCTTTTGCACATGTACTCCACCATCTGCCAAGAAATCGGCAATAATTATGACGTCGCTTTTGCGCTCTTGTCAAAGGTGGGACTTAGAATTATTTAATCTtcatcttggtgagtggtcttaGGGAAATTTTCACccgtcaagttgaatttagaaatttttgaaacttctCATGGAAAAATGCGTTggtagtttttaaaaaataatcaaatattacaataatgtacttacagagacgccgcaaagtctttctatttattattttccaggtTAAATTGCTCATGATTCAGATTCACACGCACcgaaacataacctcaaacgtgcCATCTTCACATCGCATCGTTTTCTAAAGTTTTCATAACTTActtgggaatttcaaaatgttctagacCGGTCAAATTAGGTCCGTTTTATGGTTTAAGAATccggttaatttttcaaacccaaACTTTTTTGCATAATGTTCGGTCAGATTGATGATTGACCGATGACGGACGCCGATAATTTTCAGAGCGGGAAGGGTTAAATTTACGAATCGGTGTCTACACTTACAATACACATTTCGCCATATAAGATTGCGAGATTTGGACATGAATGCTTGACGAAGATTCGGAATCTGAATGACAGCgatgacagttaatatttgatttacaccacacaaaaatttggtggaaaaagtaaaagttgcaaagctacccatggcttgcttgatcgtatcgaccactcaccaagataaagaagaATATaatgttgactcaagttgcaaaaaaccaatttggatttgcaacagcaattttatggcattagtcgtttgaaattactttaaaactgtacttatatggaaaatattcaatccaaactatgattttctggcctttttgtgcctttatttggtttaaaaatattgaaaaaatgctgttgcaaatgacaagtggttttttgcaacttgagtcgacTTTAGATAACAATTAGATGTGGAAAATAACCGATCTAGATCTTTTAGTTTGAAATCGACAAGTGGTTGAATTCGAGAGAGCCGAAATTGAATCAGAGATCCGAGTTTATCCAGTGCGTCGTGAAAGCGCTCACAGTTTTGGGATTCGACCCTCCCGTGGAATGTATGATGTTACACGGATTGTACCGGCGTCATCTGTTGTCGATTTTTGAGTTTCAATTCCCAGAACACTACGGTGAAATTCTGGTGAACCTGCTGAAAGCTAGCAATGGAACTAGCGATGCGTCACTCGTGGCGAAAAGCGTCTGGTTGGACATCATCAGCTGTTTGGCGAAACCCGTACAGATCAATTTGAAAGGGCCACTGAGAGACCAACTGCGACACTACGCGCAGCAACAGCGCAGGCTACAACACCAAGAACTGTTGGGAACCGCTCAACTCTTGTCCAATCATTTCACCCAAGAGCGACTGCAGTACGGTTTGTACGGTCTCTACCCCAAATGCAGGAATTACGTCGATATATATGTCATATTATTGGGGATGACCGGACACGGGATCATCACTAGCACCATCAACACTTACCCCGGGACTTTGGGAGACGAGATATGTCAGAAAGTGTGGCCCTGTCTGGTTAACTTGTTTGTTCCTTGGATCGCTCCGTACTCCATACGTCAAACGATGGCTACTTGGATTCAACAATTAGCCGACGATCGTTCGAACGTGCTACCTTGGATCCCGTCGGATGGGTCTTTCGCACAAAAAATTATCACAGTCTTCTACGAATGTATCCAGTTCTTGATCTACGCCCTCCCGGCTTGCaccaacattttaaattttatctggCACTGGTACGTTACGACTTTCGCCAACGCCTCGATAAAGGACCACATCTTGGGACCCATTCACCATGCATTTTTGGCGCTCCCTTGGGAAAGATTTTGTCCTTGCGTCGGCGACCTGGAGCTGATGTTGCGAGTGATCGACCAGTATCTACCGGAGTGTCATTCTTTCTTGGGACAAATATTTATGTCGGTGCCTTGGTTCACCTGGTTGAACACCTTCAACGGGTCCACGCCTCAAGTCAAAAATCGCGTCTACAATTGTTTCCTCAATTTGTTGGTGAAGTTGTCGAACGAGCCCAACGTAAGGAATCGCCACGCGAATCGTTTGAAGACGTTGCTTGTAGAAGTGGAGACTCTCCAATGGACCGTTACGGAGTCCGCGGTCTTTCAAAAGGTAATGGACTGGTACGTTTTGAGCTGTGATCCTGCTGTGATTTTCAAAAGTGATCCTCTCGACCTCGACTTTAGAGTTTTATAGTAAGTACGAAGTGTTATTAGTTTGTGACAAATTTGACGACGCGAATTTAGTTTTCTGAAGGTCGTTTCTGGATACGATAGAGCCCCGGAGAGCGCCACACCAGAGGCCTTCGCCAAAAGATTGGTTTACGTCAAAAGTTACGTTAAATTGTTATCGGTTTTTGTCAACCGATACAATTCAGTCGTCGCTACCAAAGAAAACGATATCAAAACTGTGATAACCCAAGAATTGCACCATTTAGATTCGGTGGCAAAAGTGCCAGAAGAGTGTAACGCTCTCTTAAAAGAGCTACTACAAATCGTAAACATACCAAAAATTTCTCAAGTCGGtttgaaatgttttcaattgtGGATATCAAACAAAAGCGGGGACGGGTGGGCGGTTAAGGGTTTGTTGCAAGTTGTAGGTACGACCGTGAAGGACAACGAAGCAGTTGGACATCTACTAGAATCAACTCTGACCGGCTACTTTCAAAATAACGGTAAGAACGGAAAACTCCCGAAGAGGTTTTTGTTAATGTGGGTTGTAGTTTCGGTGACGTTTGAACCGACATGGGAAGAAATCGGAAATGTTTTGGAGGTTGTCAATCACAAACAAACCGAATTGGAGAGAGTGATGCTCGCTCGAGGTTACATTCTAGCTTTAAACGCGCTTTTCATCCAGAGAATTAACAAATGCAACGATACGGAGGGACTTCTCAACTTGTCCACCGAATGGATGCAGAACTTGAAAATCAGCGACGAGACTACCGAATCTAAAGTTCCGCTCCTTTGGTTCGGAATCCTGCGCTTGTCCTTACTTCAATGCGAAAACAACGAACCTACTGCAGGAATTATCTTATACAAATTTGCCAAAAATCTATTGCAAATGTCGGAAGACAAAGGAAATTCCAGGTGGGGGCGGAGTTTGCTCAGCGCGATAGGAATCAGCAAGCACGAGTCGATTTCGCTCAAGTAATTTTCGAatcgttttcagttttctcgAGTGACTCGGTTGCAGTTTCAGGTTCGTGTGTCGAGCTTTGGGAGGTTACATCCTAGCCCAACTTCCCGAAATGAAAGGAGAACCTCAGGTGGTGCGGTGGCACGCCTACGCCCCTGCAAGAGTCGGTCAAACGGGAGGCAACAGCGAGTGCGCCAAAGTCCTCATGAATCTCGACTGCGGTCAGAGTCAAGGGAAAATCAAAGAGTGTGAGGAATTGGCTCTGAGGAAAATTCAAGACGCGGAGAATTCCATGCATAACGCTTCGAAATTTTTAGAGCTCTTGGTTAAACAGTTCTACATTAAGCCTTATCTGAAGGACGTACGTTAAGTGTTTtaatgttataattttttatcttgttttaagaataaaaaggATTCTACCAATAAACAATTGAGTGTTGTTTGGCCGGCGAGGGTGTGGGATTTATGCAATCATCTGAATTCGCTTCGATAAATCCTTGGTCGTAACGGCGGAAGAATTGCGTCAAGTGCGACCAATTCGGTGATTGAATCGTAAGAGGTTTATGAGCGTCGAATCGGggattattcgaggcgcgcaCTCGGGATGAGAAATACCTGAGAGAGTGCGATCGCCGTCGATGAGTTACGTCGTCGGTAGACGAGGACGGAGCCGAACCGATTTACATTTGTAGAacataattacaattaaaaacgttaaaTATGAGCGGGCGAAACCGGGCTTTTAGTTTTGTTTGGCTCCTCGAAACGGGTTTGCTTGAAAAACGAgcaaaaatatcaatttgaTATCAGCTTATTAGTACATGCCTGAAAACAACGGCCATTCATTTATTTCGCTTACTTTATTTTAACGGCCAGCAAATATATTTTAAGTTAAAAGCCTACGAACCGGCCGCgtatataaataattaaaataaaataacgagGAAAGCGCGTTCTCCTTCGCTCATTAGAACATCTCGGTCGGTCGTGATTTATAGGCATTTGTCGTCGGCCAAGAGACACCAACAAAAACGCAATTTCTGCAGATTTTTCGTCGCGCATTGATGCAACGTTAAAGCGTGTACCGTACAGAGGCGATAATTAACGCCGCATAAAGCTCTCATTGCCGTCGTCACAATAAGCAATCAAGGCGTCTTTCGCCCCGCATTCAACGATTTCGTGCAAAATTGAAGCCACCGAAACGACCAACAAGATCAAAAGAACACACACCCCACTTGACAATACGATTAAAAGCTAGCAGCgtcgttaaaaattgaatGCGCCGAGCTGGCATCTATATTGTAGCCAATTACTCGATCAAGGTACCTAATACTCCCTCCGCGTCTGCGGGGCCGGACAGTGGCAGAGATACGCTCGCGCTCTTTCTTTCGCTTCGAGCCGCATCTTTTACATTTCCAAATAACAATCCACCAACGAATTTTCAAAAC of Tenebrio molitor chromosome 6, icTenMoli1.1, whole genome shotgun sequence contains these proteins:
- the LOC138133931 gene encoding bestrophin-4-like, producing MTVTYTREVATCRGLSCFLKLLLRWKGSIYKLVYMELIVFLLIYYTLNLIYRFVLNQNGREWFEHAVKYCNASTNYIPISFVLGFYVAIVMTRWWNQYCSIPFPDPIAVYVSATIHGQDECGRMMRRTIMRYVCLCVTMLFTNISPKVKKRFPGLDQLVAAGLLEESEKKVIQGLNKKFPTYSKHWLPLVWASSIITRARKEGRIRDDFAVKTMLDEINKFRGKCGILITYDRISIPLVYTQVVTLAVYTFFLSALMGHQCVEGHGYIFDSYFPIFTLLQFFFYMGWLKVAETLINPFGDDDDDFELNWMVDRNLQISYLIVDEMHHEHPELIKDQYWDEVLPDQLPYTPETEQFREMHPLPSTANIASQYEDDLIGMNDLNSVKGSLYSLAGSSNTLRTRTNSAANLLKKFMRSMSNDSEHEMWQKIPKTRLAEVIEEVDEQLTIISMRDQPSRPSVMNVFGTPSSPIDIPISPKSHLNTEANSSSFETLKQKREEDRLRRIKDNLTRYLERNKQL
- the LOC138133932 gene encoding bestrophin-2-like yields the protein MTVSYTSEVTTCRGFSCFLKLLARWRGSIYKLVWVDLLLFLIFYYVINISYRFTPDGSHSKLCFEKVIRYCDKYVNLVPLSFILGFYVSLVMTRWWNQYCSIPFPDNLAIIVGASVKGQDERAKIVRRTIVRYICATFTITLTMLSPKVKKRFPTLEHYIGAGLLTKDEIKIMNDLDNEFPSYSKYWLPLAWAANIVTRGRLEGFVRDDVSVKTILEELNTFRSKCGAMLDYDWISVPLVYTQVVTLVVYCYFIVSAIGKQSVVFEDDDTIDLYFPFFLVLEFFFYMGWLKVAEVLINPYGDDDDDFEVVWMIDRHLQVCYLLVDKIHQEHPKLMRDTHWFETAPNSLPFTVASQNYMQEYPFPSTLNIKVKQSDQDVVMPMEESISQPDGVRRRSGVYLWRKYGQLNKRNNRTNKIPLRKVVSIYTNDQYIAGNDLSNEFDESIPVTKAESQETACDEFDNLKRARMEERKKRIQQFVQMTKN
- the Atox1 gene encoding uncharacterized protein Atox1, producing the protein MSNIQVHVYKVAMTCEGCSGAVERVLNKLKDKGVQDINIDLPGQQVKVKTSLSSQEILDVIKKTGKDTKFIQTL